From the genome of Rhizobium binae, one region includes:
- the betI gene encoding transcriptional regulator BetI, translated as MPKVGMEPLRRKALVDAALRVIGDHGSLAVTMSDIARQAGVSPALAHHYFGSKEQLLIETIRSLLRQLRHDTVAALKEARTPRERLSAVIRVSFHADQFAPDTIAAWLAFYAEAQRSEETRRFLVIYARRLRSNLLADLKALLPADAAERIAEGAAAMIDGLYIRQSLKSAPIGIEASIALTEDYLSALLAATSPSAQGKRNDHIERSKDK; from the coding sequence GTGCCGAAGGTCGGAATGGAGCCGTTGCGCCGCAAAGCGCTCGTCGATGCGGCGCTGCGGGTGATCGGCGATCACGGCTCGCTGGCCGTCACCATGTCCGATATCGCCCGCCAGGCCGGCGTCTCGCCGGCCCTTGCGCACCACTATTTCGGCAGCAAGGAGCAATTGCTGATCGAGACGATCCGCTCGCTGCTTCGGCAGCTGCGCCACGATACGGTGGCGGCGCTGAAGGAGGCGCGCACGCCACGCGAGCGGCTTTCGGCCGTCATCCGCGTCAGCTTCCATGCCGACCAGTTCGCGCCCGACACGATTGCCGCCTGGCTTGCCTTTTACGCCGAAGCGCAGCGTTCGGAGGAGACGCGCCGCTTCCTGGTGATCTATGCCCGCCGGCTGCGCTCCAACCTGCTCGCCGATCTCAAGGCGCTGCTGCCGGCCGACGCCGCAGAACGCATCGCCGAGGGCGCTGCGGCGATGATCGACGGGCTTTATATCAGGCAAAGTCTGAAATCGGCGCCGATCGGGATCGAAGCCTCGATCGCGCTGACGGAAGACTATCTGAGCGCGCTGCTCGCCGCCACCTCCCCTTCTGCCCAGGGGAAAAGAAACGACCACATCGAACGCTCCAAGGACAAGTGA
- a CDS encoding HdeD family acid-resistance protein: MTSVFNDMPESSLRSKWAWFLGLGVLLLICGLIALSNLLMATVVSVFYVGMLMLAGGVIYLVHAFQVRRWDQVLFWALSGVLYVLAGICAFVNPIFTSAALTLFLAIALLVAGIFRVWVGMRMRPLKGWRWIAASGVITALAGFIIALGWPVNSLWILGLFLAFDLIVQGWTMIAVGLGLRS, translated from the coding sequence ATGACCAGCGTCTTCAATGATATGCCCGAATCCTCTCTGCGGTCGAAATGGGCATGGTTCCTCGGCCTCGGGGTCCTGCTTCTTATCTGCGGCCTCATCGCTCTCAGCAATCTGCTGATGGCGACCGTCGTTTCGGTCTTTTACGTCGGCATGCTCATGCTGGCTGGCGGCGTCATCTATCTCGTCCACGCTTTTCAGGTGCGCCGTTGGGATCAGGTGCTCTTCTGGGCTCTGAGCGGCGTGCTTTACGTGCTTGCCGGCATCTGCGCCTTCGTCAATCCCATCTTCACCTCGGCGGCCTTGACCCTGTTTCTTGCCATTGCGCTGCTGGTGGCCGGCATATTCCGTGTCTGGGTCGGGATGCGCATGCGACCGCTCAAGGGCTGGCGCTGGATCGCTGCAAGCGGCGTCATAACGGCGCTCGCCGGCTTTATCATCGCACTGGGCTGGCCGGTAAACAGCCTCTGGATCCTCGGTCTGTTCCTGGCCTTCGATCTGATCGTCCAGGGATGGACGATGATCGCCGTTGGCCTTGGATTGCGCAGTTGA
- a CDS encoding ribbon-helix-helix domain-containing protein yields the protein MPMVTVSISPQQAAGIRAAVDNGGYASSSEVVREALRLWDSARKLGEIKADLLDDEISGGRCVADMFADHEAQRRRSA from the coding sequence ATGCCGATGGTCACCGTTTCCATCTCTCCGCAACAGGCAGCGGGCATCCGTGCCGCCGTCGACAATGGCGGTTACGCCTCGAGCAGCGAGGTCGTCCGCGAGGCGCTCCGCCTCTGGGATAGCGCGCGAAAGCTCGGCGAAATCAAGGCCGATCTCCTCGATGACGAGATCTCGGGCGGCAGATGCGTCGCCGACATGTTCGCCGATCATGAGGCGCAGCGCCGTCGCTCCGCCTGA